A region from the Acomys russatus chromosome 24, mAcoRus1.1, whole genome shotgun sequence genome encodes:
- the Brd3os gene encoding putative uncharacterized protein BRD3OS yields MSGRVPLAEKALSERYARLRYRDTSLLIWQQQQQKLESVPPSTYLSRSRSMWYSQYGNEAILVRDKNQLGVSRDTGQSKFCSIM; encoded by the coding sequence ATGAGTGGGAGAGTCCCCCTGGCAGAGAAGGCCCTGTCAGAACGCTATGCCCGCCTCCGGTACAGGGACACTTCCTTGCTCATttggcaacagcaacagcagaagtTGGAGTCTGTACCACCCAGTACATACCTGAGCAGGAGCCGCAGCATGTGGTACTCCCAGTATGGAAATGAGGCCATCTTAGTCCGAGACAAAAACCAGCTCGGGGTCTCTAGGGACACTGGCCAGTCTAAGTTTTGCTCAATCATGTAA